Part of the Ziziphus jujuba cultivar Dongzao chromosome 8, ASM3175591v1 genome is shown below.
ttttaagactggtagaaaaattaatatgtatttGTTTAGGTAAGTACTGTACTAAATAACAAAACAATGAAatgcaatattttatttaaccaaTACAGAATTTGAATAGTGATTATACTTAGAAGAaggatcaaaaaaaaaaaaaaaaaaggggaacttAAAGTACATATGACATGATAAATTGAAACCATAGTTAGAACTTATGTCTTTAAAGGGCAATTTAGCCCAGCTAAGATACTTACGTCTTTCttgtagttttatttatttatttattttggcaaatACATCTTTCTTGTGGTTATTAGCACTATAAACATTCAAAACCACATAATCAAATTTGGCTTGAATTCCCTACAAGTCTACAACATAAAAGTAACACCGATATCCTCTAAAATGTATATCTCGTTGTCTAAATGATAACAAAATTGAATGAttgaatttaaaagaaattaaaatgaatCTATTAATAGaacttgaaaatatatatgtaactaAAAGACATATCCATTTATgaagttatatttttatataataatatcgtAAAGCGATGAACAAATGcctttataaaatatatcatcCATCGTAATACAATATAATCTAtttcaatattgaaaaattGACTAGCTCTCTTGGATAGCTATAGGTGTTCATGTTTACtaagaaaatcaataatttcTCTAACAACAATATTTATGAGTTATTcttattttggaaataaaatttaaatatatatatatatatagtatttttatAGTATGGAGACGTctgtctatttttatttttattgtgaaGATGTTtgaaaaaactataattttttaaaaaattattatcaataatttatataaaaatgatgattcaaaaaccataatttttaaagttatatACATGAGTTTGCActataaaattatcatatatatatatatatattttattcatcatttttgtttgaaatttaatcatttttttgaaaatcattCATCCACAAAACTTACAGATTCcgttatataattaaaatctacaaaattttaattgaattatatagttaattaaaccacaataaaaattagttaatgtattttaatatcaataataaaattcatataatcaTTACAAATTCACCAGAGCTCTACAAAAGaagttttgttgtattaaattggcCACACCAAACATGATGTTgataatttttgtcaaatatatatatatatatatattgataaataattgataaataataattttattataattaataaactatACCTGTCACTGTGTACTCCATGGAATAAGACAAATTAGAGTCTAATCCATTTCTTTATtctttattgattattattcttCTCTAATAATGCAATCAGATAAAGGTTCAAGAACAAGAATCCATTTTTGAAGTTTTGAGCTCTGTTTCCTCTTTCCTCAgagcaaaggaaaaaaataaaaaaatgtgctCGTTAGAGAAGCGAGGAAATATCTTCATCCTAACCCTGACCGGGTCGGGCGAGCACAGGCTGAACCCGACCCTTCTCGATGAAATCCAATGGGCCATAAGCCAAGTCCGATCTCAGTCTTCCACATCTTCGGTCCTCATCACCACCGCACATGGCAAATTCTTCTCCAACGGCTACGATCTCCCCTGGGCCCACCAATCCTCCTCCCAATTTCTCTCCCGTATGATTCTCATGGACTCCAAACTCAGATCCGTCGTCGCCGACCTCATCTCCCTCCCCGTTCCGACCATTGCTGCCGTCTCCGGCCACGCCTCAGCCGCCGGATTCATCTTCGCTCTGAGCCATGACTACGTTCTCATGAAAAGGGACAGAGGCTTTCTCTACATGAGCGAGCTCGATCTGAAGCTTAAGCTCTCTATTCCGGCTTGGTTTATGGCTCTGATTAGGTGTAAGATCGGACCACCGATGAGCCGCCGCGATGTGGTGCTGAGAGCTGATAAGGTCACGGCTGATGAGGCTGTGAAGAAGGGGATTATTGACTCGGTGTATGATAGTGCAGAGGAGACGCTTGAGGCTGCCGTTGACCTGGCTGAGAAATTGGTCGCGAGGAAGTGGAATGGTGACGTGTACGCTCAGATTCGGATGGATTTGTTGTCGGATGTATTGGATGAGATTAGGCTGAGCTTTACTGGATCACGACTCTAGCTGTTTGTTGCGTGATTGACTGTCTAGAGTTTAGACGGCAACAATGGATAAAAGtttataatatgaaaaattataccCGGTCATTTTTATGTCATATATGAAAAAAGATATATTAACCTTTatcaattgaataaaaaaagaaaagatatattaatattttcatcaaaattttatcaaaaacaaaacttctattatcatattaataaattaaagtaatataatatctatctaattaaagcatattttttttatcattataacttttaaaaacttAACCAAATAACCATTATAGTCTTAAATTTAACTTTAACAATAAAATCTAGTAAAACAAATGAACCCAACATCAGTTGTTAATAAACTCATACTAACTTATTcctattctcttttttgtttttcctcatATGTTTGCGGGATTTTACTGTATAATATTATACTGCTCGGGAACCaacaaaattagaaacaaatttCTATGGTAGTATATATCAATTATGGCCAAATATTTTGGGTAGAATTGCTTACCGATTttctcctttaattttttttttatttttattttttcaagtcAACTTTGGTATATTTGCACAGTTTCTTAAATGTGATTATGAATTGTGACATTCAACTTTAgttaaactatatataattttttctacattgcaatattataaattttagttaCAACCTTGACATTCCAAGTCAATGttaatatttgaattgaaaaacataaatacaatGATTCTTCGTAGTCAACGTTAATATTTGgactgaaaaatataaataaaacgacACCATCTTCGTATTTGAttgagaagaaattaaaatgattggaaatttattttggattttccaTTATAGTAGAGTTTATTTCGTAGAAAATAAATTGGAGTTTTGATAACTGTTTggatacaaatttttaaaaatttattagtggttttattttaattaataaatattataattagatGGGCGCTAGCTCtttaaacttattaattttggataaaattatatattttctgttAAGAAGGGATAAActgaaaggaaaataaaactaaaagggaaatatatgaaaaaataaaaaataaataaataaggataattataaaaaaaattcaagctaGAAGGTAAATTTTTGTAGttatccacacacacacacacatacatacatatatatatatatatatatattatgagacGATAAAGGAATTTGAAACAAATTGTTAACAAATTATTTCAGCCATTAAGCTGGATTCATCCAATGGTTAATGAGAAAAcatgttgtattattttattattattattattattattattattattattattattattattgggtaAAAAATGTTACATTATATTTGATTACGatgtaaaaaaaaagtattttgttaaaaatatttctcactgatcgctaaaatatatatatatatatatatattgttttcatgtttacattataatttaatttgatgtatgctatttattttatttttgtttatataaatttagttttaaaatgttaaaatttaaataaaataaatgtttcgATTTCGTtgcaagataattttttttggtcatctTCAAAAGCATTATATTGTTAACAAATGATACACTAACATAACagaattaaaaattcataaatatttgcaAACGGCAACAAAAATTCAGAGCTCTGCGCTGAAAAATGATAGTAACTTAAAGTAATagaattaaaaattcataaatatgtgCAAACGGCAACAAAAATTAAGAACTCTGTGATGAAAAATGATAGCAACTTAAATGATAGTAAAAGTTTTTTTGATGTGGACACTTGGAAATTAACATTGTAAATATCCTGACGATTTcgttatgttttaaatttaatattctaTAGTTTCAGATCCATATGTAATGGTAAAATGATCTATAATACACCAGAAATTTCAGATCCATATCTAATGGTAAAATGATCTATAATACACCTATAATTAATTCAGGTGAAATCTCACActttagtttaaaatatattacaattcccacaataaaaaataaaaatatatatatatatatatatatatataattataaatagataaaaatgttTGCAATCTAATAGAAACATATATTACTTCAGAGCAATCAAACAATAACATTTGTAAATTGTATTTAAGGATCTTCAAATGAGTTCTGAAGCCATTGTATTCATAAATCATATGAGCATAATCAATTTCTACATAGGAAAGAATCAGTACACTCTGTTTCCTAACTCCAAGAAAACAAGCTTTTTCTTGGAATTCCAATAAAACAAATTTGACCTCCAAGGTACCACTAACAAATCTtctattaatgtttttttttggattataattaagttgatttgttataaatttgaatttgataacgaaaattaaaaaagtatgaTCTTTGCGAACTTAACTAATTGCATCCTTAACAAAGCTTCTATTACCTGCATTGCTAGTCCAGTTCAATTTATAGGTATAgaatccataaaaaaataacgAATATTATTCATGCAATATTTGGTTTTAGAATAGTTAAACATTAAAGCGCATCTATTGTATTCCTTTAAATAAAACCATATTTGGTATGAATATCCATCTACTTGAGACAGCGTCTGGCTAAAAAAGCTTGCttttttattatgcaaaatttaatttttaaaattatgatttgaacaattaaagttTCAACTTTCCCccatatacatttttaaattcaaaaaacttCATTAGATTTTCTCTTGATTTTTAACattgtttcttttaataaatattttaattttattcagtTGAGTTCCTTGTAATTTAAAACTCACAAATTAACTGAATTATTAGTGAAGTTAAAATTGTTCAATCAACACATTCATACTCATCCTCTGTtgaagtatatttatataataataatattagggAGGGTTTCAcgatgaattttaaaaaaccattattttataacattgtcgtttttttttttttaaatcaaaagatatttatatgtttttcatattaaataagACTTACTTAattgaaaattaggaaaaaaatattataaattataaaaataatctgTTCCGTTTCCATGATAAATGCAAAACtaacttttataatttcttatttGTGAAAATGAACAGAAATAATTATAGAAAAGGATGATTACAAAAGCATACTTTCTAGTTTAAAACTTCTACATGATTACCattctatttttgttattttagaaatttacattctatttttttttttttgcaatatatttttttagcttAAAATAGATAGTTAAAGTTCAAAAAAAGACCGTCATTCATAAAGAACACCATTTTCTTTGAAATCTAACGTAACACCattgcattaaaaaattaaaaaagttcaaataaaagattaaaaagtcATTCCCATGCCTCACAGatatacttatttattaaaaaaatatctcaCACATATATTTCTTCGAACTCCTTTTAACTTTCGAGtaacaaaataaatgaaaaaataaataaaataaaaatactcttATCCTTCCTCCATTTTTGGTTCAGATTCAGTCACTAACGATGTCATGTTCACCCAACTCTTTTGTGtttgggaaaaaatattatcatcTGCTCTTGTTgccacaaataaataaattttcttcgCAATTATCAGAAAATTACAACCCATTTGCTTGCAATGGTTTTTTGCTTATTCAGCAATTCGGTTTTTAACGTTTCCTGtagttttattaatttccaaGTGAAAGAtgagttttatttaaaaaagtttttatttttttatttttattttttttggtctttcaaGTAGGCAATTTTGACttgaagttatttattttaacgtacaaagtgaaataattaaatgaaaatacacCTAGAGCGTAATTTTctgccaaaaaccaaaaataaaatggtgatcttaaaaaagttttaaaagcaTAAGGTAAGTTTGTGTAATTATgtcttataaaaaaattgagtaaatctatcttttttttgggtgtaaatAATTGATTGTATCTCATACTTATACTCCATGGAGCttcaaaatttgtaaaaattaaaatccaagaTAAGAATCCAACAAAAAAATACCATATCTAGCTCCACTGTCCCCACACACAGTGCAAAAGTAccccaccccccaaaaaaaaaaaaaaaaaagcagcattTTAGTCAATTCGACAcatagtagaaaaaaaaaaaaaatccatttagccctagaaaaagaaagaaagaaaaaagaaaaataaatcgtTCCGAAAATGCCCATAATCCCACTTGAAGTGACAAAATTCTAGCGCATGACAGCTAATAAACCTCATAAAACTACGCCAAATCCGTACAGCTAATACTTTCACATACTTTGgcaatttaaacaaaaattcaatcaaatctccttctttcttcatctctctctctctctttctccttcaATCTCTCCAAACAAACCGTTCTCCGAAGTAACTACACCAATCTATCTCTCTCAGACTTTTTTTCAAACACCTGCTCTgcgcttttgttttttggttttggtttggaTTGCTCAAATGTGGAGCGACAGTGAGGGGGGCACAGTTTACGGGTAAAAAGAATTTGCTCTTCTTTGAATTATTTTCAAAGCGAGTTTCGGGAGATTCGctggcccaaaccaaaaaaaaccaCCATGTCTTCTAGTTTCAGTCCGTCATGGGGTCCCAGCACTGGGGGGAGTTCGAGGTTTCAGTGGGGAGGAGTTGGAGGTGTATCCAGGTTGAGATCTTCGTCGCTTAAGAAACCGCCCGAACCACTCCGCAGAGCCGTCGCTGATTGTCTGTCTTCCTCTGCGGCTAACTCACACCATGGCAATCCTTCCTCCGCTGTTCCCCTTACCGAAGCTTCCAGGACTCTTCGGGTTCGtaattgtatctaattttagttcttggttttgaattttttatttatttattttgattttgattttttggtttaGAATCTTGGCATGGCGTTTTGGGACTTGGGTATTTGGTTTTTGGAAttggatgtttttttttttttttttttttttttttgggggttgttgttgttgttggggtGGTGATTTGGTTTTGAATTGTTGATGTTCGAATTAATTTGGTAGCTGGTGCTTTCAGAAAGTTTGAGCTTTTACCTTGGGTTTGGGATTTTAAGCAATGGTTTGGTTGTCGagcaaagaaaaggaaagaaaattgttCATTTCGCTTCTATATTCTCTTTTGAATACGGATAATTTAAGCTGAAATAAGAAAATGCGAGTGTATTTTGCTCTGTCAGTGGAGGCATTTTTACTCCTTGTTGCAAATTGATGGTGGAGGTGTAGTTGGTCTATTAATGACAAACTTGATTCCTAGGTATGTTAATTgtgtttattttcaaatatatgtaGTTTTTTGTTGCccttttgatttattttcacCTGGTGAAATTCATATTAGAatttcaaactcttttttttttttttttttccttggagaATTTCAAACTATTGCAAAAAAATCTTTTCTGTGGTTACTTGTACCAGCATGTCGTGGATACGAAGCATTCATGCCCTtgagattaattattattatttttttctcttatccATTCCTTCAATTGCGGGGATTAAGTGTGaatcatataaataatttatcagcATTTAAAAAGCTTTTAAAATGACCGGTTATGTAGCACTTAAGTTTcttatgctttttttatttgaagtaGCATTTATATATTGAGAACATCTTCTGGTGAAAAGCTCACTATTCATTGATCCTTATCGACCTGCTTGAACACTTTTGGATATCTACGTACAAGTGTATCACATTGACCCACGAACCCATATGGTTGAGACCtttgttatctttttaattaGTGCCATGTATCCTCAGATTTCACTAATGACATGATGTTTGGCCTTCAATATTGCAATCTAAAACTTATATGTTGCAGGACTATTTAGCAAATCCTCCAACAATGGACTTGGCTTACAATGTCATTTTAGAACATACAATTGCTGAGAGAGAACGCAGGTAACTTGGCAATTCTTTCTTAATGATGTGCATGTGgttaaatttcatttatctGCACTTTATTCTACTAGATGCAATGATAACCTGTTTATTGGCATCTTCACCattgttaataattatataacttCCTGCAAGAAAAAACATGTCATAGttgctacaattttttttttttttttttttttttaaaacatttgccCTGTCTTTTGGTTGTTAGCGTTTGAattaagattttatatatagtgAGGCTTCTAACTTTATAAAGTATTGCCGCTCATGTCGTTTTTATTTGGATCAGCCCAGCAGTTGTTGCAAGGTGTGTGGCACTTTTGAAGCGCTATCTCCTAAGGTATGTTGTTAATATTTAGTACCTTTCAATTGAACTGGGTGCTTGATGTTTGAAATATCATAGATGTGGCAGCAATACTCATTTATTTTAAGCTGCCTAAGTGACTGTTTCAGAGTGGTTTTGAGATGCCCAAAACCAATTTGAAGAAGATAAATATCTTTCTTATAGTGTTTGAGCTAACAATCAAGCCCAATTTTTGATCCTTCTCTCTAGAAAATCACCTATTTGATGATACTGAAGAAGCATCTAATAGGTGATTCCTTGGAAACCACTTCTTAGTGGGGAAGCGCTCCCTGCGAAATCATTCCCAAATGGACCCTAACAAAGGACCTCATCTAGGCATTGCTTATTTTCTTGTCCTTTAAGTATTGtttctttgcctagaaaagGACTCTTGGTGAACTTCTGCATTGTATTATCACGTGAATGGTCACAATTGTAAAGAACCTCTGATTTCTAAGACAGTTTCTTCCACAGTTCTACTTAGAA
Proteins encoded:
- the LOC107413537 gene encoding enoyl-CoA delta isomerase 1, peroxisomal; translation: MCSLEKRGNIFILTLTGSGEHRLNPTLLDEIQWAISQVRSQSSTSSVLITTAHGKFFSNGYDLPWAHQSSSQFLSRMILMDSKLRSVVADLISLPVPTIAAVSGHASAAGFIFALSHDYVLMKRDRGFLYMSELDLKLKLSIPAWFMALIRCKIGPPMSRRDVVLRADKVTADEAVKKGIIDSVYDSAEETLEAAVDLAEKLVARKWNGDVYAQIRMDLLSDVLDEIRLSFTGSRL